The genomic window CTGCGGCGAAAAGTATGACAGCGAATTGGAAAGCCTTTTTCTTCGCATCGCTTGACCCAGCTGGGTTTATTACGGTCGACAAGCCGCCGGTGGCGCTATGGTTTCAAGCGCTGAGCGTCGCTTTATTTGGCGTAAGCGATTGGAGCGTCTTGCTTCCAGAAGCGCTTGCTGGCGTGTTGTCCACATCGCTTCTTTATTTCATCGTCAAGCCGTTTTTTGGTCGCGTCGCAGCGCGATGGGCGAGCTTTATTTTTGCGTGCACCCCTATTTTTGTCGCAGTTACTCGCACGAACAATTTAGATACGATTTTAATTTTTACGCTGTTAGTTGCGACGTGGGCACTGATCAAATCCATTCATACGAAAAAAGCAACATCACTCCTTGTTAGCTTTGCGCTTGTTGGGGTTGGCTTTAACATGAAAATGATGCAAGCGTATATGGTGTTGCCGGCGTTTTACATATTTTATTGGTTGGCAAAAAATGAGACTTGGAAACGAAAAATGAAACAGCTAGCCCTCGCAACCGTGGTGTTGCTGATGACGTCGCTATCGTATGCCGCAATTGCTGATCTTATGCCGAAAGACAACCGTCCGTATATCGGCAGCAGCCAAACAAACTCTGTATTGGAATTGGCGCTTGGCTATAACGGCATCGGTCGGCTTACTGGCAGTGCAGGACCAGGTGGGAATCGTACGATGGACGCTAACGCAGGGGAAAGAGGGGAGATGCCACAGCCGCCAAATGGTGCGGGACAACTACCGAACGGCATGCAACGTATGGGGCAATCCGAGAACAGCGGGAATACACCACCACAACTGCCGGAGTTTAAAGGTGGAGGTGGGATCGGCATCGGAGAAACAGGCAATCGCGGAATCTTTCGCCTGTTTAACCAACAGCTTTCCGGACAAATTAGCTGGTTATTACCGTTTGTTCTTTTTAGCACGATTGCGGTTGGGTTATCGATCCGCAAACAGCGGATGTTTACCATTTCGCATAAAGTAGCGGTATTTTGGTTGGCATGGCTCATTCCGATGATGGGATTTTTTAGTATTGCTGGTTTTTTCCATCGCTATTATTTAAGCATGATGGCACCAGCGATTGCAGCGCTTGTGGCGATTGGTAGTGTGTTATTATGGGAATTTTACAAAGAGGGCAAACAACAATGGCTGCTTCCAAGTGCGTTTTTGGCGACATTTTCATTAGAAGCGTACATTCTTTATCAAAATAAAGCGGCGATGTCAACTATCTGGATATGGTTCGTCGGCTTATTAGGGCTCGCTTCGTTTGTTTTGCTTCTTGCATTTCGGCAGCATACGCGAATCGCCTACTATGTAAAAGTAGCTAGTTTAGTTGGACTTCTGCTCATGCCGTTTTATTGGGCGCTCACACCTATATTGTACGGCGGCAATAGCATGATTCCAGCAGCAGGTCCGCAAACAACCTTCGATGGCCGACAAGATGGGCGGATGATGGGGAGTGTGGAAAGAAATGAAGCAAATGAGAAGCTCATTCAATATTTAGAAAAGAACTATGATGGAGAAACTTATTTAGTAGCGACGTTCCGTGCGACAGAAGCGGCACAAATCATGTTAAAAACCGATAAAGCGGTCATGGCAATGGGTGGATTCTCCGGAAACGACCCAGCATTGACGGCTAAAAAGCTAGAGAACTTAGTGAAAAATGGGGAAGTGAAATATTTCCTTCTTTCTGGATTCGGTGGCGGTCAAAGCAATAATGACATCGTCGAGTGGATTCAAACACACTGCAAAGAAATACCGCAATCCGAATGGAAACAATCCAGCGATACACAACAGTCGTTTGGGAGAGACGGTGCAGAAAAGCTGTATAAATATGAAGGATAGGAGGAGAGAAACATGGTGAAATATTCGGTCGTGATTCCTGTCTATAATGAAGCGCTTGTGATTCGTGAAACGTATAAGCGATTAAAAAGAGTAATGGAACAAACGGACGGAGCGTATGAGCTATTATTTGTCAACGATGGTAGTAAAGATGACACGCTTGATATGTTAAAAGAGCTTGCGGTTAGAGACGATACAGTGAAATATTTGGATTTTTCCCGCAACTTTGGGCATCAAATTGCAATTACAGCAGGGATGGATTATGCTTCTGGGGAAGCGATTGTCATTATTGATGCGGACTTGCAAGACCCGCCAGAGTTAATTTTAGAAATGATTGAAAAGTGGAAAGAAGGGTACGATGTCGTCTATGCAAAGCGAACGAAACGAAAAGGAGAAACGTTTTTTAAAAGAGCAACTGCCTACGCCTTTTACCGGTTATTACGGGCAGCGACGGAAATTGATATTCCTCTTGATACGGGCGATTTCCGTTTAATCGACCGAAAAGTGCGCGACGAGTTAGTAGGAATGAGAGAGCGGAGCCGGTTCGTGCGCGGGCTCGTGAGCTGGGTTGGCTTTAAACAAACGGCGATTGAATATGAACGCGACGAGCGGTTTGCGGGGGAAACGAAATACCCGCTCAAAAAAATGATTCGCTTTTCGCTTGACGGCATTACGTCTTTTTCATACAAACCGCTAAAGCTTGCCAGTTTGTTAGGGTTTTTGCTTTCGTTTGTTAGTGTCGTTTGGATGATAGCTGTCTTGTATTTAAAATTGTTTACCCATTCTACCGTCACGGGCTGGTCATCGCTCGTGATGACGGTTCTTTTTTTCAACGGTGTTGTCCTTATAATGCTTGGCGTAATCGGAGAATATATCGGTCGCATTTACGATGAAGTGAAGCATCGCCCGCTCTATATTTTAAAAGAAAGCTGGGGAATCAGACGCGGAAATGAAAAGGTACCATATTATGTGGAATGAAAAAATGATGCTTGTTCGCTTTGCCGTTGTTGGGATAGGAAATACACTCGTCGACTT from Anoxybacillus gonensis includes these protein-coding regions:
- a CDS encoding glycosyltransferase family 39 protein, coding for MKEKKMDWWLIAIIALASFLYFYNIGNAGSNEYYTAAAKSMTANWKAFFFASLDPAGFITVDKPPVALWFQALSVALFGVSDWSVLLPEALAGVLSTSLLYFIVKPFFGRVAARWASFIFACTPIFVAVTRTNNLDTILIFTLLVATWALIKSIHTKKATSLLVSFALVGVGFNMKMMQAYMVLPAFYIFYWLAKNETWKRKMKQLALATVVLLMTSLSYAAIADLMPKDNRPYIGSSQTNSVLELALGYNGIGRLTGSAGPGGNRTMDANAGERGEMPQPPNGAGQLPNGMQRMGQSENSGNTPPQLPEFKGGGGIGIGETGNRGIFRLFNQQLSGQISWLLPFVLFSTIAVGLSIRKQRMFTISHKVAVFWLAWLIPMMGFFSIAGFFHRYYLSMMAPAIAALVAIGSVLLWEFYKEGKQQWLLPSAFLATFSLEAYILYQNKAAMSTIWIWFVGLLGLASFVLLLAFRQHTRIAYYVKVASLVGLLLMPFYWALTPILYGGNSMIPAAGPQTTFDGRQDGRMMGSVERNEANEKLIQYLEKNYDGETYLVATFRATEAAQIMLKTDKAVMAMGGFSGNDPALTAKKLENLVKNGEVKYFLLSGFGGGQSNNDIVEWIQTHCKEIPQSEWKQSSDTQQSFGRDGAEKLYKYEG
- a CDS encoding glycosyltransferase family 2 protein yields the protein MVKYSVVIPVYNEALVIRETYKRLKRVMEQTDGAYELLFVNDGSKDDTLDMLKELAVRDDTVKYLDFSRNFGHQIAITAGMDYASGEAIVIIDADLQDPPELILEMIEKWKEGYDVVYAKRTKRKGETFFKRATAYAFYRLLRAATEIDIPLDTGDFRLIDRKVRDELVGMRERSRFVRGLVSWVGFKQTAIEYERDERFAGETKYPLKKMIRFSLDGITSFSYKPLKLASLLGFLLSFVSVVWMIAVLYLKLFTHSTVTGWSSLVMTVLFFNGVVLIMLGVIGEYIGRIYDEVKHRPLYILKESWGIRRGNEKVPYYVE